The window GCAAGAAGGCCGTGAAGACCGCCAAGAAGCCCGCCGCTAAAGCGAAAAAGGCGAGCACTGGAAAAAAGGCCACCCCCTCCACGACGCAGGGCGTCAAGAAAGCTCCCGTGGCCAAGAAGAAAACGACCGCCAAGACACCGGCAGCGAAGGCTGCGGCCGCCAAGAAGGTTGCCGCCAAGAAGGCCGCCCTCGCTCGTCGCGGAGGCGCCGGGCGCGCCCTCAAAGGTGGTCCCAAAACCACGGCCCCCGTCATCCGACGCGGCGACGGATCGTTCCGGCTCCCCGAAGACGTTCGGCCCGAAGCGTATCACATCCACGTCGTGCCCGATCTCAACCGCGGCATCTTTCGCGGTGAGGAGATCATCGAGATTACCCTCGATCGCAGCCGGTCCGTCATCCAGGTCCATGCCGCCGACCTCGAACTCGACCGAGCCGAGATCACCCCGCGCGGGGAAGGCCAGACCAAGACCGCCGGCGCCCCGCGCAAACCGAGCTACGCAGCCTCGCACAGCCCGGTCGAGGCCACCGAGTTCACCGCGCACCCGTCGCGCGAGACCGTCGAGATCCGCTTTCCGCGCTCACTCCAGCCTGGCCGCTACACCCTGAGCATCGCCTACCACGGCGCCCTGCAGAAACGACTTCGCGGGCTCTACGCCGCACAGAGCGGCAATCGCCGCTACGCCTTCACGCAGTTCGAAGCCGCCGACGCCCGGCGCTGCTTCCCGTGCTTCGACGAGCCGGCGATGAAGGCTCGCTTCACGTTCTCAGTGACGGTCCGCTCCGGATTGACCGTGGTCTCGAACAACCCCGTCCGACGCTCCGATCACAACACGAACGGGACGACGACCTGGCACTTCACTCAGACGCCGCCTCTCTCAACGTATCTGTGCGCGCTCGCCGTCGGCGAGCTCGAGAGCGAAGAGCAGCGGCATCTCGGCACCGTGCCTGTTCGAGTGTGGCACGTACCGGGCAAGGCCAACATGGCCACCTTCGCGCTCGAGACGGCCATCGCGTCGCTGCAGCGGCTCGAGCGCTACTTCAACATCCCGTACCCGTACGAAAAGCTCGACCTCGTAGCCGTCCCGGACTTCGAGGCGGGCGCCATGGAGAACGCCGGCGCGGTGTTCTTCCGCGAAACCTTGCTCCTCGTCGATCCGCACACCATCACCGTCGCCGAACAGAAACGCGTCGCCGAGGTGATCGCCCACGAGCTGGCCCACATGTGGTTCGGCAACCTGGTCACCATGCAGTGGTGGGACGATCTCTGGCTGAACGAGGCGTTCGCCACTTGGATGGCGTTCAAGATCATCGACGACTGGAAGCCCGAGTGGCGGATGTGGAACAACTTCGAGCCGCATCGGTCCGCCGCACTCGGCATGGACGCGCTCGCAAACACCCACCCGATCTACGCGGAAGTCGCGAACGCCGCGCAGGCGACCGAAAACTTCGACGCGATCACCTACGAAAAAGGTGCGTCCGTCGTGCGGATGCTCGAGAGCTACCTCGGCGAAGCGAGGTTCCGCAAAGGCGTGCGGCAGTACATCGCCAAGAACGCCGAATCGAACGCCGTCGCCGCGGATCTGTGGAAAGCACTCGAGAAGGCCTCGAACCAACCCGTCGAGAAGATCGCGGGCGCCTGGATCAAGCAGCCCGGCTTCCCGATCGTCACGTTCGCGCGGGACGAGGAGAAGACCACGCCCGAGCTCGCCGTGCGCCAGGAACGGTTCAAGGCGAGCCCGACCACGAAGGTGCCCGCCGGCGGCGCAACCAGCTGGCCGCTCCCGCTCGTGGTGAAAGTGCCGAAGCCGACGCGTGGCACCCGCATGGAGCGCGCCCTTGTCCAGAAGGCCCGCGACCGGATCACCGTCAAGGGAGACGCCGCGCCGGCGTGGTACTACGGCAACGCGGCGGAAGGCGGCTTCTACCGCCCCCTCCACGACGACGAGTGTCTCGCCAGCCTGACCGAGAACTTCCAGTCCCACCTCGAGCCCGTCGAGCGCATGGGCCTCGCAGGACATCAGTGGGCGATCGTTCGCGCCGGACGTGCGCCGCTTTCGAGCTTCCTCGCCCTCGTCGACGCGTGTCGCCACGAGGGAGAGTACGAAGTTCTCGACACTCTCGTGGGTCCGCTCTCGTTCCTCGACGACCAGGTCGTCGACGCGGCGGGCCCGGACAGCCGCGAGCAGCTTCACGCCTGGCTCGAGAGCGTCTTCGGACCGGCCCGAGCCGAACTCGGGTGGGACGCCGAACCCGACGAAGCACAAGCGCGCGCTCTGAGGCGTGCCTCGCTCTTCCGGCTCGTCGGCGTGCTCGCCGAAAACCGGGAAATCGCCGCCGAGGCGTCGACCCGGCTCGACGCCTACCTCGACGACGCCACCACGCTCGACCCCAACCTCGCGGACTCGTTCGTCAGCATCGCAGCCCGCGAAGGCGACTACGAACGATTCACCCGCATGCGCGGCGCGGTCGAGAACACCCGCACTCCGCAGGAACGGCGCCGCCTACAGCAGGCCTTGGGCGACTTCCGCCAGACCCGCTCGATGGAACAGGGCCTGGGAATCACGCTCACGCCGGAAGTGCCGACGCAGGACGTCGGGTTTCTCCTCATCCGTTACCTGTCGAATCGCATCGCCCGTCCGCTCGCCTGGGCGTTCATCCAGAAGCACTGGGAAGCACTCGGCGGACGCCTACCGCCCATGATGGCTTCACGGCTCATCGAGGCTACGGCCCTCCTCCAGTCGAAGGATCACCGCAAGGAAGTCGGCGCGTTCTTCAAGGAGCACCCCGTCGAGACCGCGGCGCGCGCACTCAAGCTCGCGCTCGAGCGGTTCGATGTGAACGAAGAATTCCGCAAGCGCGCGGCCGAAGAGCTGAAGGATTGGCTCGACCAAAAGGCCCCGCCTTCCGACGACAACGGACGCTGAGCGACCCGAGTCAGGGCAGGCGCGCTTTCCACGTGTAGCGCGCGGCCGCACCCGGGGAATTCCGGCGAAGCGTCAGGCGCACTTCCCCCCCGGGGGAGACCGCGGCCGAGGCGGTATCCGTGATCGCGACCTGGAGGCACCCGCCGTCCTGCAGTTCGACCATGGCCGCGCCCGTTGAAGGGTCGACGGACGTGACGTGTCCGCACTTCCGCAGCTTCGCCGGCTCGAGTCCGTCTTTCGTTCCGCACGCCGAGCACTCAGCGGCTTGCGGGAACTGCACCGCATGGCACGCCGCGCACCGCGTGCCGTACAGCCGCGTGGTCTGTTGAAGCGACCGCTCGTCGGCAGGCTCGGCCCGGAAGGACTCGTCCCACACGAGCGGTCCGACCGACGCGTCGGTCGGCGACGATGGCGGCAACTGCCGGTCGAGGATCGCGCGTACCGCTGGGCGGCCGGCGCCGGCGCCGGCCATGGCCTCGAACAAAACGGCCTCCGCCCCCTCCCCGTTCGACGCGACCACGATTCGATCACCCTGCTCCGCCCGCTCGAGGGCAACGGCTAGCTGGAACAGCGCCTCGGGCGAACCGAGGGCACCGACCTCCGCAACGTGTGAAGAGACGAGGTGCGCGTTCGGGTCGATGCCCACCATCTCGGCCAACCGGACCGCACCTTCCTCTTCGGATCCTCCGAGCGCCAGTGCGGAGAGCTGGTCGGCGCCGACGCCGTACTCGTTGATGACACGCTCGACGACCTCCGCGAGGTCCCGCAACGACCGCGCAGCTTCGTCCTCGACCCGCTCCGCGGCTCCCTGGAACGTCACGTCTTCGGCGACTGCGGCCGTCGCGAGGAACCCGCAGAGGCTCGCCTTCGAATCGACGACGGCCGCGACCGCCCCGTCTCCGTGCCCACCCAGGCGGCAATCCGCCGCCACGACCAGAACCTTGCGGACCCCACCGTCGACCGCTCGAACGGCGCTGATCAGCGCGGAGAGGCCGGCACGCGGCGAGCCTCCGAAGTCCGCCGTCACGATGTCGCGAGGCAGATCGCACGCGGTCGCAATGGCACTCGCAAGCTGAGCCTCACGATATGGAGATGTAACCGAAGCGAAGAACAGGCCGCCGAAAGTGAGAGGCTCGACCTCTTCCAGACACCGATGAGCCGCCTCGACGGCCATCGTGAATGCATCCTCGTCACCGTTCGCGGCGGCGACGGCCCTGTCGTCGCGCGCGATCTGGTGGCGCGGCAGGTACAGCCCAATCGAACTCAGCCCACTCATCGGGCTTGGCTATAACAGGCTACCCGAGAGACAGCTTGATCCCGGTCCCGATGAGGATCAGTGCGAGCAGGATGCGCAGAGGGCTTGCAGGGACGTACTGCGAAAGTCGGCTCCCGACCCAGACACCCGGAACGGAGCCGATGAGAAGCGCGAATACGATCGCCCAGTCCGTGTGCCCCTGCGACCAATGCGCGAGGCCGGCCGCGCCGAGCAGGATTGTCGCGTGCACGATGTCCGTACCGATCAGCACGAGGATCGGGAGCTCCGACACGAGAAGCAGGATCGCCATCAGCATGGAACCGGATCCGACAGACGTGAGGCCGACGCCGAGACCGATCAATCCGCCACCGACGACGAGAATCGGTTCCTTGAACCTCTTCTGCACATGCCGGTTCCGAATGAGCCGAGAATCGCGGAGCTGCCCGTTGAAGAGCCCGTGCTCGAGAATGCTCACCACTCCGACGATCAGCAACATCACGCCCAGGACACGCGCGATCAGATCATCGATATTGATGCCCTGCGTGGTCAGCCACGGCATCAACACCATGACGCCGAACAACGACATCGGAACGGAACCGACGATCAACCACCGAACGTACGGGAAGTTGACCTGGCCGCGGCGGATGTACGAGTACGAGCCGAAGATCTTCGTGATGGTCGCGTAGGCGAGATCCGTACCCACCGCGTGGGTGGGCTTGATGTCGAAGAGCAGAATCAGGAGTGGCGTCATGATGGCGCCACCGCCGACTCCGGTGAGCCCCACGAGAACACCGACGACGAATCCGCTCAGGCTCAGGCCAGGATCGAACACAGCGGGGCACAGTAACCAACCCGCGATGTTGAAGCCAGAAAACGCCGCATCACTCTCCCCACCCCACGAGACAGCCTTTTGCGTGCTCGCTCCGGGCGGGGATTCGCGAACCCCGGCCGCTCACGGCCCCAAGGTCGGGCTGGGGGGAACACCCACTGGACACAGGTTGTCCTGTCGGCGAGGATGACCGTTTCCCAGAGCGGCACTGGCGAGACCCCATGCACACTCCAAGCCGAGCGCGCCCCGAGGACGGACGCGCTGTGTCCCCCGGGCGACACCCGAATGCCGACCGGCGACAGGGCCTCATGCATACGCTATCGAGGCGTGCCTCAAAGACGCGGCATCGTGCATTTCTGCAAGAAAATGAGCTGCCTAAAGCCCAGCATTCTCCATCGAACGACGGCATCACCGTTGCATGGCTAAAGGATCGACGTACCCCGCCCCCTCCTCCCGGCTGTTCCCTGCACCCTCCTCTCCTGAGTCGAATCGTACACCCCCCAAGGAGACTCCCTTTGAAGCTTCGCAGGAATATGAACCCGCGGCCGGTTGCCGCTCGAGCGATCAGCGCCTCGCAACAGCCCTCCTGGCTGCTCCACGCAGGAATCCTTCTGGCCGCCATGGTGGTCTGGCTGGCGTTCGCCGGGCCCGCACGAGGTGAGGGAACCACCGAGAGGGGCGCCCCCACGATGCGGCGCGTCGACATCGTCCTGAAGGCCGCCGGCTTCCCGGCAGCAGACCGTGCCGCCAGCGAGGACCGCATCCAAGCGATCGCCGAGGCTCGCAGCTCCGATCTCCCGCTGTTCCGCTCCTTCGACCCGCGCGACACCCTCAGCGAGACCCTCGCCATCCTAGCCGATCACGGGGTCGACCTCGGCCCCACCGCTGTCATCAACTTCGACACGCTCGAAGCCTGGATGCCGGTGGACGCAAAGAAGGACCTCGCGAAGCTTCCGTTCATCCGTTGGATCCGTGAGCCGGTGGCTCCGGTCTCGGCCGGAGTCTGGGACAGTGAAGGCATCGAGCTCACACTGGCGGACCTCGCACACGCAGCCGGCGAGACCGGCACGGGCATCAGCGTGGCTATCATCGACAAGGACTACGAAGTCCTCACCGATACGATCGGCGACATCGACGACGAGCTGAAATCGATCGCCATCAGCGACATGTTCCGTCAGGTCGGCTCGAACAACACCTTCCAGAACGCCGACCTCAACACGCACGACGACCGCGAACACGGCACGGCGTCAGCAGAGGTCATATATGAGATGGCACCGGGCGCCACGATCAAGCTCTACGGCGTGGAGAGCATTGACGGCATCGAGTACTCGATCCGTCACGCGGCGGACCAGGGCTTCGACGTGATTCACATTCCGCTCACGCACATCGAGACGATGAGCGACCCGACGAGCAACCTCGCCGGTGGAACCAACCGCTTCACCGACGACATCGAGTACGCCGTCGGGCTCGGAAGCGTCGTCGTCGTCGCTGCGGGGAACGAAGCGAAGCGACATCTCCAGGAACAGTTCGTACCGTGCCTCGAGTGCGACAACGCGCACGAGAACTACATCTGCAACGACGCCAGCGACAACAGCAAGTTCCACAAGTTCGAGGACATCATCGAGATGGCCCTGAACCCGATTCTGTTCGACGACGATCACTACGACGACGAGAAGATTACCCTCAAGTGCTGGAGCGCCGTCGAGGACGGCTTCCCGGACGCTACGGACTTCAAGATGCGCCTCCACGAATACGACGATGGCTCGGAGAACGACGAGCCGATCTGCCCCGGCGACGACGGTGCAACGAACGTCGCCTCCACGCGCCGAGTCCTCGGAGGGTTCTTCGAGAAGCCCATCGAAATCTTCGACGGTGAATTCGACGAGCACTATTACTACCTGTCGGTGGAGGACACCCGCAAGGGCGCGCAGACTGCGTGGCCCGAGTTCCGGATCGCCTGCGGCACCGGCGTCGACGAATTCACCTTCTACAACACTCCGGGCAGCCTCTCGGATCTCGCCGTCGTGGAGAGCGCGATCACGGTGTCCGAGATCGACGCGTTCTTCGAGGACGAGGTGACCGAGACCAGCTCCCAGGGCCCGGCGGCCTCCGGCCCGCTCAAGCCCGACATCGGCGGCCCCGGCATCGTCGAGAACTTCGCCGTCACCGAGTTCGACTTCGTTAGCGACTGGACGTTCAACGGGACCTCAGCCGCCTCGGCGCATGTGGCTGCGATGGTCGCGCTCATGCAGAGCCACCGGGTCAACCACGGTCTTCCGAAGCTTACGCCTGATACCGTGAAAGAGTGGTTCATCGGCACAGCGGTCGATATCGAAGACGTCGGCGACGACACCAAGGTCGGTGCCGGGCTCGCCATCGTGCCGGACTGGGTGATGGTGGATGCACCGGGTGGACTGTTGTTGGATCAGCCGGCGACGGAGTTCGTGGTGGGAGATCCCGCAACTCTGACCGGCATCGGATTCTCGCCGGGGTCGGTGATCCTCCTGTACGTCGCCACGTCGGCCGGCCCGGTCTCTTACGGACCATTCAGCCCGACGACGCAGTCGACGACCACGATGACATGGGACATCGACCCCTCCATCCCTCTCGGGAACGGTTTCGGCACGGCTCGAGTCGTCAACACCGACGAGAACTACGTGCAGTCCCCGACCCAGAGTCAGCTGCTCTTCGGAGATCCGACGCTCAACATTCCGACGATCCTGACCATCGACGGGACGCCGCTCACCGCAGTGGACCCGACCATTCCGACGGCGAACGTCGAGACGATCATCGCGCAGGGGTCGACCGTGACGATCACCGGCACCGGGTTCAACTTCCCGCTGGTGAACCTCTTCACCGCCGCGGGCAACGTCGGACCGCTGTCGCCTGAGCCGGGCGCGACCGCGAACTCGTTCGACATCGTGATCCCCCCAAGCACCGTGACGGGACCCGGCTCCTTCCAGGTCGTGAACAACCCGTACACCGGAAACGTCATCTCGAACGCCGTCTCGGTCCCGATCGGTGACGCACTGGACATCACTTCGATCAGCCAGGCCGGCACGACGGTCACAGTGAACGGAACGGGCTTCTCCGCTCTCTCCGTCATCAATTTCTTCGCTCAAACCGCCGGCGGTGTCGCGAACCTCGGCGGCCTCGACGGCGGCGGGGCATCGAACATCCCGCTTACCATCGTCTCCGAGAACCAGTTCACCTTCGAGGTCCCGGCCACAGCACAAGCCGGAGCGGCCTACGTCATGGTTCTGAACCCGCCCTTCATCCCGTTCTCTTCGACGACAGGGGACGCCGAGGGCGCCTTCACGCTCAGCGTCGGCCCGTAGACGATTCGGCATCCCGTAGACGCCTCGCACCGCTGCACCGTGGTGCGAGGCGTGCTACCCCGGACCGGACCGTGGACCCGACGGAGACGGATAACCAGGTAGACGTTGCGCTGCAGCGCCTCCGCCTACTCCTAGCGGAACACAGACGATCTCCTGCCACAGCCCCGACTGCCCTCGGCGACGGCGTTTCTTCCGAATCGCTTCTCGGCCTCGCGACGGCCGTCAGCTACGCAAGACGACTCGAGAATGTCGGCCAATCCGCACCGGCCATGGCGGAGAGCGGCTGGATCCGGCGTCGCGTCGGGCAATTTGCCATCCGCACGCTCCTCTCCTTGTTGCGCACCTTCACCGGCGAGCAACGCCAGTTCAATCGCGCTTCCGTCGCTTCCTTCGACGAAGTTAGACACGCCCTCGAGAGACACCAGCGAGAGATCTCCTCCCTCCGCGAGAGCCGCACTGGACAACCCGGCGGGCCGACACGGCGCCGAGAGGAAATCCTCGATCGGTCGGATCTCTTCCGCTCCCTCGATTGGAACAAGCGTTTCGCGAACATCACGCGCGACGCGGAACAGCGATACACCGACTACGCAAACGGCTTCGTCGGGCTTCGGAACGTCCTCGACGTGTCGTGTGGCACCGGCCGCTTCCTCGACGCGTGCCGTCGGGCCGACGTACCCTCCAGCGGCGTCGACCTCGACGAAGGCATGGTGCAGACCTGCATGGATCGCGGCCTCGACGTGGTCCGCGCCGATTCCCTGCGACACCTGGCGGAGCTCCCCGATGCCTCGCTCGGAGGCGTGTTTTCCGCTCAGTTCATCGAGCATTTGTCGTCGCAAGATCTCGTGGAGCTACTCGAACTCATTCGTGACAAGGTGCATCCCGGCGGCCGCGTCGTGCTGGAGACACTCAACCCGGAGTGCCTGCAGGTCATCTATCGCTGGTTCTGGCTCGACCCGACCCATCGGCGGCTCGTTCACCCTTGGCTGCTCGAAGAGCTCCTGCGCGCGGCCGGCTTCGAGGAGATCGAAATCCACATGATCCCACCCGCCGCGGGCGCGGTCCGGATTCCCCCATTGCCCGCCGAACCCACGTCGCCGCAGGAATCCGGCGAACGCAACGCCGAATTCGATCGATCGACGAACTTCCTGAGCGACCTGCTCTACTCCAGCACCGACTACTACGTCGTGGCGACGCGATGACGACACGCGCCCATCGCGCCACACCCGCCGTCAGCGTCATCGTGCTCAACTACAACGGGGCTGAGCTCGTCCGGAAGTGCGTCGAGCACCTGCTGGTGCAGACGTTCGAGGACTACGAGATCATCGTCGTCGACAACGCGTCGAGCGACGGGAGCGATGACGTCCTTCGCGCCTACGAAGCCGACGAGCGCGTGCGAGTCGTCTGGTCGAAGGAGAACTGCGGTGTTCCTGGTGGCCGGAACGTCGGCCTCGAGCACGCACGAGGCGACATCATCGCCTTCGTGGACAACGACGGGTACCCCGCACCCACGTGGCTCGAGAACGCGGTCCGGATGTTCCGCGATGACTCCGTGGGTGCCGTCGCTTCGCTCGTCTTTTTCAACAAGAAGAAGATCATCGTGAACGGCGCCGGGGGCACGCTGAACCTTCGAGGCTACGGCGGCGATCACTGCTTCCACGCCTCGTACGAGTTCGCCAACATCCCTACCGACGTACTCTATCCGATGGGTTGTGGGATGCTCATTCGCCGCGCGACGATGGATGAGATCGGTCCGTTCGATGACATCATCTTCAACTACTACGACGACGTCGAGCTCGGCATCGCCGTCTGGAACGCGGGCAAGCGGGTGGTCGTGTGTCCCGAGGCCTGGATCGATCACGAGTATGGCTCGTCGACTACGACAAATCATCAGAAGGTCTACCTCTGTGAGCGCAATCGGATCCGGACCGTGTTCAAGTTCTTCCCGCTGCGCCACCTACCGTTCTGGTTTTTCCACGAGTACGAGATTCTTCGCTATCTCCGGATCGCAGGACTCCGCGACATCCCCCTCCGCGCGTGGGGCTGGAATCTTAGACATCTCGGATCGGCGTTAGCGATGCGGCGCCGCAGGAAGGTCGACCCCGGCCGATACTGGGGGCTGTTCGCTCGCACGTGGAAACAGTACCCGGCGCCGCTGCCAGAAGAACACGTCCCCGAGGTCCCGCCGCGACCGACGTCGGCACATGTGAGCGTCGAGACCGGCGACCACGCCGAGAGCCTGCTCTACGGCTGGTACCCCGCCGAGCACGATGGCCGTCGCGCGTTCCGCTGGGCGACAGCCGCAGCCTCGGTTCTGATTCGGCTCGAGCAACCGGTCTCGCGACTGAACATCACCGCCATCAGCCCACGCGAAGCGCAGCACGTTCAGCTCGTCGCCCGGCGCCTCGGCGAGTTGACTCCGGTCTGGCAGAGCCCGCTGGCAACTCTCACGCAGGCCTGGTCGACGCAGACGATCAACTGCGAAATCGGACCAGGCACGTACGAACTCCAACTCATCTCCGACAGGCCCGTCGTCGATTCGATCGGCCGCCCGCTGGGAATGGGACTCGGCTCGCTCACGCTCGAGACCGCTGATCCACTGACCACCGCGGCAACCACCAGCAGCTCCTAGCGCTCGAGCAGTTCTTGGTAGGTCGCTTTCACGCGGCCCGCGATGTGGGCCCACGGGTAGCGCGACCTCGCCTTCTCGCGCCCCGCTCGACCAAAGCGTGCCGCCAACTCCGGTGCGTCCAGGAGGCGATCGATCTTGGCGGCGAGATCGTCCGCGCCGTCGCAGAGGAGGCCGTCCACATCCTCCGAGATGACCGACGCGACAGCTCCGCACACCCGACTGCCGATCACCGGCTTCTGCCGCATCCAGGCCTCGAGCAAGACCAAGCCGAAGCTCTCGTTCTCCGACGGATGGACGAGCACGTTGCACGCGTCATAGGCGTCACGCAGCGCCTGATCGTCGACGTCCGTCAGGTGGAGAACGCGCGAGGACTCGATGGGCAGGCCATCGACCTCCCGACCGACGAGAACCAGGGTCGCCCCGGCCTTCTTCACGCGATCAATCGCCTGGACCGAGAGATCCCAGCGCTTCGCGGGCTCCTTGCGGCCCACCATCAGCACGATCGGCTTGTCCCCCAAGCCATGCAGGCTGCGAAACCGCTCGCCCGAAACGGCTTCATCCCGGAAATCCTCGGGTTCGACGCCGACGCCAATCTCCACGGGCGTGCTCTTTGGAAACGCGCGACGGAAGAGATCCACGGCGTAGGGAGTCTCCACGAGAACACGGTCCGCGCGCTCGAAGCTCCCGTAGACCGACCGGAAGTGATGGTACGGATCGTTGGCGTGGAAGAGCGGAAGAACGACCACGGGTTTGCGAAGGGCCCGCGCCAGCCACGTGACCTGCCCCACCATCGAGAACGGGGCGTAGCCGACGAGAATCACGTCGATGTTCTTGCTCTCCCGCGCGATCGCCGCGAGTAGCCCGAGCGACGTCGGCCCGCGGCCGATGGCACTCATCCAATCGTATCGACGCGG of the Candidatus Binatia bacterium genome contains:
- a CDS encoding S8 family serine peptidase is translated as MKLRRNMNPRPVAARAISASQQPSWLLHAGILLAAMVVWLAFAGPARGEGTTERGAPTMRRVDIVLKAAGFPAADRAASEDRIQAIAEARSSDLPLFRSFDPRDTLSETLAILADHGVDLGPTAVINFDTLEAWMPVDAKKDLAKLPFIRWIREPVAPVSAGVWDSEGIELTLADLAHAAGETGTGISVAIIDKDYEVLTDTIGDIDDELKSIAISDMFRQVGSNNTFQNADLNTHDDREHGTASAEVIYEMAPGATIKLYGVESIDGIEYSIRHAADQGFDVIHIPLTHIETMSDPTSNLAGGTNRFTDDIEYAVGLGSVVVVAAGNEAKRHLQEQFVPCLECDNAHENYICNDASDNSKFHKFEDIIEMALNPILFDDDHYDDEKITLKCWSAVEDGFPDATDFKMRLHEYDDGSENDEPICPGDDGATNVASTRRVLGGFFEKPIEIFDGEFDEHYYYLSVEDTRKGAQTAWPEFRIACGTGVDEFTFYNTPGSLSDLAVVESAITVSEIDAFFEDEVTETSSQGPAASGPLKPDIGGPGIVENFAVTEFDFVSDWTFNGTSAASAHVAAMVALMQSHRVNHGLPKLTPDTVKEWFIGTAVDIEDVGDDTKVGAGLAIVPDWVMVDAPGGLLLDQPATEFVVGDPATLTGIGFSPGSVILLYVATSAGPVSYGPFSPTTQSTTTMTWDIDPSIPLGNGFGTARVVNTDENYVQSPTQSQLLFGDPTLNIPTILTIDGTPLTAVDPTIPTANVETIIAQGSTVTITGTGFNFPLVNLFTAAGNVGPLSPEPGATANSFDIVIPPSTVTGPGSFQVVNNPYTGNVISNAVSVPIGDALDITSISQAGTTVTVNGTGFSALSVINFFAQTAGGVANLGGLDGGGASNIPLTIVSENQFTFEVPATAQAGAAYVMVLNPPFIPFSSTTGDAEGAFTLSVGP
- a CDS encoding M1 family metallopeptidase, with product MAKKKTTAKTPAAKAAAAKKVAAKKAALARRGGAGRALKGGPKTTAPVIRRGDGSFRLPEDVRPEAYHIHVVPDLNRGIFRGEEIIEITLDRSRSVIQVHAADLELDRAEITPRGEGQTKTAGAPRKPSYAASHSPVEATEFTAHPSRETVEIRFPRSLQPGRYTLSIAYHGALQKRLRGLYAAQSGNRRYAFTQFEAADARRCFPCFDEPAMKARFTFSVTVRSGLTVVSNNPVRRSDHNTNGTTTWHFTQTPPLSTYLCALAVGELESEEQRHLGTVPVRVWHVPGKANMATFALETAIASLQRLERYFNIPYPYEKLDLVAVPDFEAGAMENAGAVFFRETLLLVDPHTITVAEQKRVAEVIAHELAHMWFGNLVTMQWWDDLWLNEAFATWMAFKIIDDWKPEWRMWNNFEPHRSAALGMDALANTHPIYAEVANAAQATENFDAITYEKGASVVRMLESYLGEARFRKGVRQYIAKNAESNAVAADLWKALEKASNQPVEKIAGAWIKQPGFPIVTFARDEEKTTPELAVRQERFKASPTTKVPAGGATSWPLPLVVKVPKPTRGTRMERALVQKARDRITVKGDAAPAWYYGNAAEGGFYRPLHDDECLASLTENFQSHLEPVERMGLAGHQWAIVRAGRAPLSSFLALVDACRHEGEYEVLDTLVGPLSFLDDQVVDAAGPDSREQLHAWLESVFGPARAELGWDAEPDEAQARALRRASLFRLVGVLAENREIAAEASTRLDAYLDDATTLDPNLADSFVSIAAREGDYERFTRMRGAVENTRTPQERRRLQQALGDFRQTRSMEQGLGITLTPEVPTQDVGFLLIRYLSNRIARPLAWAFIQKHWEALGGRLPPMMASRLIEATALLQSKDHRKEVGAFFKEHPVETAARALKLALERFDVNEEFRKRAAEELKDWLDQKAPPSDDNGR
- a CDS encoding glycosyltransferase family 4 protein yields the protein MRALHVFPLFSADRTNGASHHTFVLSRHLQSLGVEVEIFSTTTSAIVPHAAFGLKWPDRLPREETAAGLRVRRFPVTFSPSVKLGRAFSKEILERWETEALPAGAAFDEWLRAANSRPRRYDWMSAIGRGPTSLGLLAAIARESKNIDVILVGYAPFSMVGQVTWLARALRKPVVVLPLFHANDPYHHFRSVYGSFERADRVLVETPYAVDLFRRAFPKSTPVEIGVGVEPEDFRDEAVSGERFRSLHGLGDKPIVLMVGRKEPAKRWDLSVQAIDRVKKAGATLVLVGREVDGLPIESSRVLHLTDVDDQALRDAYDACNVLVHPSENESFGLVLLEAWMRQKPVIGSRVCGAVASVISEDVDGLLCDGADDLAAKIDRLLDAPELAARFGRAGREKARSRYPWAHIAGRVKATYQELLER
- a CDS encoding class I SAM-dependent methyltransferase, with translation MDPTETDNQVDVALQRLRLLLAEHRRSPATAPTALGDGVSSESLLGLATAVSYARRLENVGQSAPAMAESGWIRRRVGQFAIRTLLSLLRTFTGEQRQFNRASVASFDEVRHALERHQREISSLRESRTGQPGGPTRRREEILDRSDLFRSLDWNKRFANITRDAEQRYTDYANGFVGLRNVLDVSCGTGRFLDACRRADVPSSGVDLDEGMVQTCMDRGLDVVRADSLRHLAELPDASLGGVFSAQFIEHLSSQDLVELLELIRDKVHPGGRVVLETLNPECLQVIYRWFWLDPTHRRLVHPWLLEELLRAAGFEEIEIHMIPPAAGAVRIPPLPAEPTSPQESGERNAEFDRSTNFLSDLLYSSTDYYVVATR
- a CDS encoding glycosyltransferase family 2 protein; this translates as MTTRAHRATPAVSVIVLNYNGAELVRKCVEHLLVQTFEDYEIIVVDNASSDGSDDVLRAYEADERVRVVWSKENCGVPGGRNVGLEHARGDIIAFVDNDGYPAPTWLENAVRMFRDDSVGAVASLVFFNKKKIIVNGAGGTLNLRGYGGDHCFHASYEFANIPTDVLYPMGCGMLIRRATMDEIGPFDDIIFNYYDDVELGIAVWNAGKRVVVCPEAWIDHEYGSSTTTNHQKVYLCERNRIRTVFKFFPLRHLPFWFFHEYEILRYLRIAGLRDIPLRAWGWNLRHLGSALAMRRRRKVDPGRYWGLFARTWKQYPAPLPEEHVPEVPPRPTSAHVSVETGDHAESLLYGWYPAEHDGRRAFRWATAAASVLIRLEQPVSRLNITAISPREAQHVQLVARRLGELTPVWQSPLATLTQAWSTQTINCEIGPGTYELQLISDRPVVDSIGRPLGMGLGSLTLETADPLTTAATTSSS
- a CDS encoding sulfite exporter TauE/SafE family protein; translation: MFDPGLSLSGFVVGVLVGLTGVGGGAIMTPLLILLFDIKPTHAVGTDLAYATITKIFGSYSYIRRGQVNFPYVRWLIVGSVPMSLFGVMVLMPWLTTQGINIDDLIARVLGVMLLIVGVVSILEHGLFNGQLRDSRLIRNRHVQKRFKEPILVVGGGLIGLGVGLTSVGSGSMLMAILLLVSELPILVLIGTDIVHATILLGAAGLAHWSQGHTDWAIVFALLIGSVPGVWVGSRLSQYVPASPLRILLALILIGTGIKLSLG